From a single Hypanus sabinus isolate sHypSab1 chromosome 7, sHypSab1.hap1, whole genome shotgun sequence genomic region:
- the LOC132396818 gene encoding putative uncharacterized protein MYH16 isoform X2 codes for MACLNGAKWFKVLDLRSGCCQIPMSGADKEKTAVIGPLGFFQSEKMPRAISGALANFPRGMGNTRGDVEVFGALVDVDDLLVFGFASEEYEARLLQEWLRTKELKCSLDSCQDCRRSQLMSDCLYGIKFEVETERPNSQQRPEQVIRNQLEDLQVEEDKGSSLTKGNRNPRAPKGEFEEVKQLQTDLGRGKRKLEGNLKMTIDGLNKVQSLKVDLEEVMRKKKLEISAVNTGLEADQSLAAAFQVGVEEAVGVTATQIEMSGTHESELLSLWRELGVAEKKLISRLQEAEETAGAVQATCFRSEKIKQQLPIAEVRKNTDSKDDVLDV; via the coding sequence ATGGCCTGTCTGAAtggtgcgaagtggtttaaggtgctggatctgaggagtggatgttgccagatcccgatgagtggggccgacaaggagaagacggccgttataggTCCCCTAGGATTCTTCCAGTCCGAAAAAATGCCACGGgccatatctggagcccttgcaaacTTCCCGCGGGGCATGGGGAATACcaggggggatgtggaggtgtttggAGCTTTGGTGGATGTGGATGATCtcctggtatttggatttgcctcggaAGAATATGAAGCGCGGCTGTTGCAGGAGTGGCTGAGAACTAAAGAGTTAAAGTGTTCTCTGGACTCGTGCCAGGACTGTCGAAGGTCGCAGctcatgagtgactgtctctacgggaTCAAGTTTGaagtggagacagagaggccgaaTTCTCAGCAGAGACCGGAGCAAGTGATCCGGAACCAgttggaagacttacaagttgagGAAGACAAAGGAAGTTCTCTGACTAAGGGCAACAGAAATCCGAGAGCCCCGAAAGGGGAGTTTGAGGAGGTGAAGCAATTGCAGACGGATCTCGGAAGAGGGAAGCGTAAGCtggaagggaacctgaagatgaccatcgacggTCTAAACAAGGTGCAaagcctgaaagttgatctggaagaagtcatgaggaagaaaaagctggagataagtgcagtgaatactggacTGGAGGCTGACCAATCTCTAGCTGCTGCTTTTCAGGTCGGGGTGGAAGAAGCCGTTGGAGTAACAGCAACCCAGATTGAGATGAGCGGGACGCAtgagtcagaactgctgagcctgtggcgagagttgggggtggcagagaagaagctgatctctcgattgcaggaggctgaagagactgcaggagcagtgcaggccacgtgtttccgttcggagaagatcaaacagcagctaccaatCGCAGAAGTGAGGAAGAATACGGATTcgaaggatgatgtgctggatgtgtg
- the LOC132396818 gene encoding putative uncharacterized protein MYH16 isoform X1 has translation MACLNGAKWFKVLDLRSGCCQIPMSGADKEKTAVIGPLGFFQSEKMPRAISGALANFPRGMGNTRGDVEVFGALVDVDDLLVFGFASEEYEARLLQEWLRTKELKCSLDSCQDCRRSQLMSDCLYGIKFEVETERPNSQQRPEQVIRNQLEDLQVEEDKGSSLTKGNRNPRAPKGEFEEVKQLQTDLGRGKRKLEGNLKMTIDGLNKVQSLKVDLEEVMRKKKLEISAVNTGLEADQSLAAAFQVGVEEAVGVTATQIEMSGTHESELLSLWRELGVAEKKLISRLQEAEETAGAVQATCFRSEKIKQQLPIAEVRKNTDSKDDVLDVWLDQSRRDMRCCSSPSMDAA, from the exons ATGGCCTGTCTGAAtggtgcgaagtggtttaaggtgctggatctgaggagtggatgttgccagatcccgatgagtggggccgacaaggagaagacggccgttataggTCCCCTAGGATTCTTCCAGTCCGAAAAAATGCCACGGgccatatctggagcccttgcaaacTTCCCGCGGGGCATGGGGAATACcaggggggatgtggaggtgtttggAGCTTTGGTGGATGTGGATGATCtcctggtatttggatttgcctcggaAGAATATGAAGCGCGGCTGTTGCAGGAGTGGCTGAGAACTAAAGAGTTAAAGTGTTCTCTGGACTCGTGCCAGGACTGTCGAAGGTCGCAGctcatgagtgactgtctctacgggaTCAAGTTTGaagtggagacagagaggccgaaTTCTCAGCAGAGACCGGAGCAAGTGATCCGGAACCAgttggaagacttacaagttgagGAAGACAAAGGAAGTTCTCTGACTAAGGGCAACAGAAATCCGAGAGCCCCGAAAGGGGAGTTTGAGGAGGTGAAGCAATTGCAGACGGATCTCGGAAGAGGGAAGCGTAAGCtggaagggaacctgaagatgaccatcgacggTCTAAACAAGGTGCAaagcctgaaagttgatctggaagaagtcatgaggaagaaaaagctggagataagtgcagtgaatactggacTGGAGGCTGACCAATCTCTAGCTGCTGCTTTTCAGGTCGGGGTGGAAGAAGCCGTTGGAGTAACAGCAACCCAGATTGAGATGAGCGGGACGCAtgagtcagaactgctgagcctgtggcgagagttgggggtggcagagaagaagctgatctctcgattgcaggaggctgaagagactgcaggagcagtgcaggccacgtgtttccgttcggagaagatcaaacagcagctaccaatCGCAGAAGTGAGGAAGAATACGGATTcgaaggatgatgtgctggatgtgtg GTTGGATCAGTCCAGAAGGgatatgaggtgctgttcctctcCTTCCATGGATGCAGCCTGA